CGGCGCAAGAAAAAGTCCGAAGCAGCCCGTAAACGCAAGTATCGGTAATTTTATTCCGAATGCGTTGTAGGTTTCAGAGGTATCCAATAGAAAGCGGGCCTAAAAGGCCCGCTTTTTTATCGAAAATTTACTGGACAGAAAGGAATCCACTTTGATAGATACGAGATATTCAATGCCTACTTTGGGAGCAGATAAAGTGACGGATATTACTCCGGAGGTCCTTCATAAAATGAAGGTCTCATCAATTATCCTGGATGTAGATAATACTTTATCAGCGCCCGGTAAGCAAACACCATACCCGGGAACAATTGAATGGGTTCAAAAGATGCTCAAAAATAATTTTCAAATTATCATTCTATCCAATAATTTTAAAAGACGAGTTTCCCCCTTTGCAGCTAAATATTATCTGGATTCTTTGTCATTAGGTTGTAAACCTCTTCCTTTCAGTTATTTTGCTGCTATGAGACGTTTGCACTCTTCCAGACATAATACCGTTGTAATCGGAGATCAGGTCTTCACCGATATCGTTGGTGCAAATCTTGCCGGCTTGCGGTCAATCCTTTTGACACCGCAGACTCTGGAAAGCAAACGCTCGTTTGTTTATCGGCGCAGCAAGGAAAATCGGATTCGAGAGTATCTTCGAAAAAATGGCTTGTATATTTCCAGTAAGGAGTGAGGAAAATGGCTAATAAAAAGAAAATTTTGTTTTTATTAGGGCCTAACTTAAATATGATCGGCATCCGCGAAAAAGGTGTTTATGGGGAAGAAACTGCTGAAAGTATTTATCAGCAGGTAAAAGATCTTGCGGGGCAGATGGGCTATGATTTGGATATCTATCAGTCAAACCATGAAGGAGATCTGATTGATCAGATCCATGCAGCACGCGGCGTTTATAATGGCGTAATTATCAACGCTGGAGCTCTGACTCATTATAGCTATGCTTTACGCGATGCGATCAGCAGCGTAAGAATTCCGTTTATTGAAACCCACATGAGCAACATCTACGCACGTGAAGAATTTCGCCATTTGAGTGTGATTGCACCAGTTTGTGCAGGACAAATCTCTGGCTTTGGAAAGACCAGCTATTTTTTGGCTCTGCAGGCTTTAAAAGATTTGATTTAACCTGCTTTTGAGGAAAAAGAGCTTGAATTTTTCACGGAAATAATATAAACTGATAAGAGTAAATAAAATAGTGGAGGAATATCTATGATTTCTGCAGGTGATTTTCGCAACGGCGTTACGTTCGAAATGGACGGCCAGGTCGTTTCGATTATTGAATTTCAGCATGTAAAGC
This genomic window from Caproicibacterium sp. BJN0003 contains:
- a CDS encoding YqeG family HAD IIIA-type phosphatase, producing MIDTRYSMPTLGADKVTDITPEVLHKMKVSSIILDVDNTLSAPGKQTPYPGTIEWVQKMLKNNFQIIILSNNFKRRVSPFAAKYYLDSLSLGCKPLPFSYFAAMRRLHSSRHNTVVIGDQVFTDIVGANLAGLRSILLTPQTLESKRSFVYRRSKENRIREYLRKNGLYISSKE
- the aroQ gene encoding type II 3-dehydroquinate dehydratase, with translation MANKKKILFLLGPNLNMIGIREKGVYGEETAESIYQQVKDLAGQMGYDLDIYQSNHEGDLIDQIHAARGVYNGVIINAGALTHYSYALRDAISSVRIPFIETHMSNIYAREEFRHLSVIAPVCAGQISGFGKTSYFLALQALKDLI